AAGGCTATATAAAGGAATGTGGGAAATTTGCTACTTCATGCCGTGGACGTCACTGGTTTTTACAATTCAAATAGGGTTTATCTAGAGCTATTTGGCACCTTCTGGAAAGATAAATTTGATTGCTATGCTACTGGTTATTTTGCACAAAGTGGCAATCAGGCAAGAagatattttcatttaatttctgaGTCATTCCCTTTTTATCTTACAGTAACATTCATTTATAATTGTAACTGTGCAGCTTTACTTTTGTTGAGTCAATTTTTTATCACTaatgaataattaaatgtttggatTTTGAGCGCCAAAATTTGTAGCTGTAATATTAACAGCACGTACAATGACAGAAGTTGTGACTCAACATATCGATATTGACATCGTAAATGCTGCTAATCAGCTGTTAACATTTTAACATAGCggtacaaattcaaatttaaaacacGTTAACCATATACGTACGAAGTACTTAGtattataaatgtaaatagtGAAAACCCTTGCACAAGTATTATAAGTTATATGAGTTATAGGTTTCTGccttattaataaaaatagcaTGTAATACTTTTATcatatatttattacttttaaaaattaaataaaaaaaataaatgtttaggCCATCATGTAGCCTTAACATAACCCTAGAGATGGGCGTATCCAGTGTATGTCTGTTTTAGCATTGGAAAGAGTGTGGTATTTTACGCGAAATCGGCCACACTAAGAGCTTCTGTCAGAGCTATCGATAGTCCCGCAGCTCTAGTGGCTTAGTGCCGTTGAAAATTGTTGTACATAGTCAAGATATTGATTTTTGCGAGCCGAGAGAAAAACGCGACCCCAGAACCCCCGCCCCCTGCGCGCGACTAGTAGTAGTAGTAACGACTCACGGTCCTTCAAACATTACGCAGCCCAAGGTTCTGGAAAAAATCGAAGATTACGAgcagagcaacaaaaaaggGGCAGAACGTGCAGAGCAAGCGAAGCGAGTGAAAGTGCCCGCAGTTCCGCAGTCAGCAAAAGTAGAACTCAAACTCGAACTCCAAATCGGGTTACAGTTCTTCAAGCCAATCCGACTCGCAGCCTCCCCTGAGCAGTTgaagaaaatagaaaaagaacCCCCGAAAGAACCCCCCGCGGAGAAGGAACGGAGAAAAGTGCAGTCCGCGTAAGTCTTCCAAACGTAAACGTTTTAAAAATAGACACTctcagccagtcagccagcaaTCCATTGAACCCATTGATGAAATTGTTGATTAGATGATATTGACATTGAATTTGAAATCGAGTCTCGACTAACCCAACCAACCCGTTCACAGCAACTGCGTCGAGTGCCCCAGACCCAATTTAATCAGAGGAAAAGCAaaagaggcagcagcagccatggCTTTCGCCGGACTCAAAAAGCAGATCAACAAGGCCAACCAGTACATGACGGAGAAGATGGGAGGTGCCGAGGGCACCAAACTGGACATGGACTTCATGGAGATGGAGCGAAAGACGGACGTTACCGTGGAGCTGGTGGAGGAGCTTCAGCTGAAGACGAAGGAGTTCCTGCAGCCGAATCCCACGGCTCGGGCCAAAATGGCAGCGGTCAAGGGCATCTCGAAGCTGTCCGGACAGGCCAAGTCCAATACGTATCCGCAACCGGAGGGCCTGCTCGCGGAATGCATGCTGACTTATGGGAAGAAGCTCGGCGAGGACAACAGCGTGTTCGCGCAGGCGCTCGTCGAATTCGGCGAAGCGCTGAAACAGATGGCCGACGTCAAGTATTCGCTGGACGACAACATCAAGCAGAACTTTTTGGAGCCACTGCATCATATGCAGACCAAAGACCTCAAGGAGGTAATGCATCATCGCAAGAAGCTGCAGGGCCGGCGGCTTGACTTCGACTGCAAGCGTCGCCGGCAGGCCAAGGACGATGAGATTCGTGGTGCCGAGGACAAGTTCGGTGAATCGCTTCAGCTGGCCCAGGTGGGCATGTTCAATCTGCTCGAGAACGATACGGAGCACGTCTCCCAGCTGGTCACCTTTGCCGAGGCACTATACGATTTTCATTCGCAGTGCGCGGATGTCCTTCGAGGCCTGCAGGAGACACTGCAGGAGAAGCGCTCCGAGGCGGAGAGCCGGCCACGCAACGAGTTCGTGCCCAAGACGCTGCTCGATCTGAACTTGgacggcggtggcggcggccTCAACGAAGATGGCACGCCGTCTCACATTAGTTCGAGCGCCTCGCCGTTGCCCTCGCCGATGCGCTCGCCCGCCAAGTCGATGGCCGTAACGCcgcagcgccagcagcagcccTGCTGCCAGGCCCTCTACGACTTCGAACCGGAGAATCCCGGCGAACTGGCGTTCAAGGAGAACGACATCATCACCCTGTTGAATCGCGTGGACGACAACTGGTTCGAGGGCGCGGTGAATGGCCGCACTGGCTACTTCCCGCAGTCCTACGTTCAGGTGCAGGTGCCCCTGCCCAATGGCAACTAGGCTGTTCCTGTATTCCTCGTATTGATCCTGATCCCGCACTCCCATCCCTTAATCTATCCCATCCTATCAAACTGGCTGAAGACGTACGTAGATCGCTGATTGGAGAACAATAACCTTAATGTTGGTTTCGCCACAAGAGGCGCGAAATTGGGCAGCCGAGCCGatgcagaagcagcagcagcagcagaggcacataaatgcaaatatatatatagttgaATTAGACGAGCAGGTTACTACGATTACGGATATTACGATACGGCTTAGCTAGCACACAGCAGGCTAAATTCATGGTGGCCATAGAGCAAGCTAACTAAATTTTATGTGCAAGATTATACCAGTTGGCAACAcaataattaacaaattaacTACGAGTTAAATTAATGTACGTATTAACTAACTAAATTTACAAGATGTTACGCGCGCAATGCCACTTCCTtgcgtttttaattttgattctCAAGCGTCAGCGTTGTTGTTCGTTGCAAGTGCGAACTTTTAGTGCTACTTCACACAATAGATCACGAATTAGAACAGTTGGCCGGCGgcataagcaaacaaaacactaGCTAATTAACTAAATTACCCGTAATCTTTATCACCCACGGATGCGCGTCTTTTTTGTCTTTCCACCTGAGTTGTTTTTACCTTCAAGTCTTCGACTTTTATCCGGTCTCATCGTTGTAATTTAAACCTACCTATGCCAATGCGCTATCTATGCAAAGTCCCTTTATAGGCTAACGCTACGTATCCACATCATACGCccacatatatttattatataccCGAAATACCTATACCTACTCTACCTACGtatatttgtgcaaa
This genomic stretch from Drosophila yakuba strain Tai18E2 chromosome 3R, Prin_Dyak_Tai18E2_2.1, whole genome shotgun sequence harbors:
- the LOC6535621 gene encoding endophilin-A, which codes for MAFAGLKKQINKANQYMTEKMGGAEGTKLDMDFMEMERKTDVTVELVEELQLKTKEFLQPNPTARAKMAAVKGISKLSGQAKSNTYPQPEGLLAECMLTYGKKLGEDNSVFAQALVEFGEALKQMADVKYSLDDNIKQNFLEPLHHMQTKDLKEVMHHRKKLQGRRLDFDCKRRRQAKDDEIRGAEDKFGESLQLAQVGMFNLLENDTEHVSQLVTFAEALYDFHSQCADVLRGLQETLQEKRSEAESRPRNEFVPKTLLDLNLDGGGGGLNEDGTPSHISSSASPLPSPMRSPAKSMAVTPQRQQQPCCQALYDFEPENPGELAFKENDIITLLNRVDDNWFEGAVNGRTGYFPQSYVQVQVPLPNGN